ATTGAAAGGACCTATGAAGTCTCGTGATGCTTATTATTATTGGGAGTACAAGGTTACAGATAAGGTCCTTGAAGTAAGTCTATATGAGTTCCGTCATAGAATTCAGGAGCTACTGGCGGCATCTGGTGAACTTGATGATGAAGTTCGAATGGTAATTGGGGGGGGCGGGTTGTAGAGAGCAACAAATAATTATTGGTCGATATGCAACCGAAGCCCAGTTGGTTAATGAGACGGTAAGTTTTGACGTGAAGCTGGGGAAAGATCTCATCATTCAGCCAGAAGTGATTAATTTGGCAGACCCAGCAGAAAAACCGCATGCTCTTCAACAAAGATATTCCAATGGCGCAGCGACAGGTGTATTCGAGCTGAATAAAAGGTTATATCAGCCAACGTTAATCGTTCCTTCAAGCAAGACTGAGCTGGCATTTCGCGCAAAATTTATTCCTGGTAGTGAGGCTATTGATTGTATTAGTGATATCCATACCTTAAACAAGGCTGTTGCCTTATTCCACCCAATAACTAATCCAAATGCGATAGCCGATGTATTTCCAATGTTAGCTAATGATTTTAATCACAGTAGTTGGCGATTTATTAATGACTTGTTTGCCAATTATTCTCACCTCCCAATGGCTACGTTTGAAGTATGGAAAGCAATAGTGAAACACACCGCTTGCCTATCAGCACTTGCGTTTAAAGCTGATAACCCCGTTCAGTTGATGGAACGTTTGAAAGTGGAATTTAATGTTATTTGGGAGCTTATACCGCTGCATATTTGGCAGTCGAATATTGATAAATATCGTCAGATGTTGTTAAGCATAGGACTGCCTGACAAAGTGGTGGATAACAAAGTAAACAGTAGACTAGAAACACTTTCAGAATTTACCCCATTGTTTGAAGAACAGTGTCGAGCATTGTTCTCCGATCAATTTATCCAACCAGAACCGAATTTGTCAGCTGTTTTTCAATATTGTCTGCCTGAATGGAGTCAAGACTTGGTGCGAGTTCATTTGTCTGACCGTGAGTGGCCGACAGCATTTAGTTTTGAGTTAGAAACATGGTGCAAAAAACACTGTGAATCGCTTATTCATTTCGAAGTCATTCGTGGGTTCCACAAGAGCGTCCTTTATTTTCCTATCTTTGCAGCGGCAGTGGCGTGTGGAAAAGTTCAATTGGAAGAACTATCATCGACACTTTATCCCATTCATTATTTCCATTTGCGACAGATTGTCGAGTTTGATCGTCATTGGTTTAACCCCGTATTTCAAAGTGCATTATATGTATTTGCTCAAGAGGAAGCTTAAATGAAGCAATATTTTTCCACCCTAAAACAACAAGCTAATAGTCGAGCAAAAGAGTCAACTTTGAGTATTTTGGGTATTAATAATCCCGCTCTTAGAAACCATTTAAGTGAGTTGATGGAAACGGATGAAAAGTTTGTTCATGGTCCTGTGTTTGAGCAAATGTTTGCTTGGGAAGCAGACGAAATAACGATAGAAGACCTCTCTACCCCTAAACATAACAACCTACTCAGCCCAGAACTACTAGACGCGCTAGATGTCGCACCGCATAAAGAAGGGTGTAAAAAAGACAGCAGTTGCAAGTGTAAGTATGTGTTGAATCGAGAGATAAGACCATATAAACACCAATTAGAAGCATGGAGAGGCTTACTTGATCTTCAACCCCAATCTCAGATTATCACCAGTGGTACCGGCTCTGGTAAAACTGAGTGCTTCATGGTGCCAGTACTCGAAGATTTGTATAGAGAAACGCAACAGATAAACAATTCGCTAACTGGAGTGAGAGCGTTATTTCTTTATCCTTTGAATGCGTTAATAAATTCTCAGAAAGAACGACTAAATGCTTGGACGAGGCACTTTAACGGAGATATTCGTTTTTGTTTGTATAACGGGAATACGCCAAATGACCTTAAAGCCCAAGATAGGCAAAGGCAAAGAAAGCAGCCTCAGGAAGTTCTTTCTAGAAAGTTGATGCGAGACGACCCAGCACCCATTTTGGTAACTAACGGAACCATGCTGGAGTATATGTTGGTGAGGCAAGCTGATGCTCCCATTATCCAAAAGTCGCAGGGTAAGTTGCGTTGGATCGTACTAGATGAAGCGCATACGTATGTTGGTTCCCAGGCCGCTGAGCTTGCTCTGCAATTAAGACGTGTCATGCAAGCTTTTGATGTTAAGCCTGAAGATATTCGCTTTATTGCGACTTCCGCAACGATTGCGGGCGCAGAAGCTGAAACGCAACTAAAACAATATCTTGCTAGGTTAGCTAATGTTGATGTACAGCAGGTAGTTGTCATTGGGGGGAAACGTGTTGTTCCTAACTTGCCCAAAGTAACGCCAGCAAATTTAACCCTCAGTGAAATAGAAGCGATAGATCCAGAAGGTGAACAACCCAAAGAGAAGAAGCGGAGTCAAAACTCGGAAGTATCAGAACGTCGATACTCTGCTTTAGCGAGCTCAGCATTAGCTGTGAAAATACGAGAATTGTTATCTGGATACAATATAGGTCCAGTACATTACGCTGAATTAATAGATAAATTAAAACCTTATGAGTTAGATGAAGCAGAGTTAACTCGATGGTTAGATATTTGCACAGGAACTAAAAGTTCCCATAATAGTGAGGCATTTTTAAAACTCAGAGCTCATTATTTTCAGCGAACATTGCATGGTTTGTGGTGCTGTATTGACCCCAACTGCCCGAATAAAAAACAATCTAAACTGAATGGCGCATGGCCATTTGGGTATGTGTATAGTGAACATCGTCAGAAATGTCATTGTGGTGCGGTAGTGCTTGAACTTGCGTTTTGCAATGATTGTAACGAACCTCATTTATTGGCAGCCGATCACAATGGACACTTGCAACAGTGGACGGGAAAAATTAATGATGAGTTTTCGCTACTTGATGAAGCTGAAAAAGAGATGGATGAAGAGCGCTCAGATCAGTTTTCTAAAAATGCAACGGCAAGTGATACTCAAGTCGTTATCGGCTCAAAACAGAGCGATGATTACCTATTAACGGGTTTTGATATTGTTGGACATGAACGCTTTCCAGATAAGAGTCCAATCCGGTTGACTAAGTCGATGAGTGAATCGCAACAGTGTTGTGAATGTGGTTACTCAGGAAGAGGTCAGTACAATAAAGCGTTGCGAAGAGGTCTATTAGGCGCGCCATTCTATACGGCGAATGTGGTACCAACAGTACTCGAGTACTGCCCAGATATTGAGGTGGATAAAGAATCCAGGATAGGTCCTAATTCCGTTCCAGGGAGAGGACGTCGGTTAATTACCTTTACCGATAGCCGACAAGGAACCGCGAAAATGTCAATTCGGATGCAACAAGAAGCTGAGCGGTCTCGGTTGCGAGGTTTAGTATTTAAGGAGCTTCGTAGGCATGTTGAAGACAAAGTTGTTATAGATGGGGCGTTACTTAACCAGGTGAAAGACTACTTGAGTATGCCGATCGAAAAACTACGAGTTATGTTGCCATCCATCGAACAATCCATGCCTGAAGACGCAAAAGCACTAAAAGAATATATTAATATTGCTAGTAGCTCGGTTGCTATACCGGTGCCTCAAACGGTCCCTTGGTCTGATCTTGTTGATGTTATTAAGCAAGATAATGATTTAAAAGAGTCGATGTTAAAAGAGAACAAGAGGTTGTCGCCGGAAATATTTGATGATTCGACTGGGCCTATACGACTGACTCAAATGCTACTGACAAGAGAATTTGCTAGACGACCCAAAAATAGAAACAGTCTAGAAACTCAGGGCTTGGTTAAGATAGTCTACCCAGGATTGGATAAAATCGATGTTGTACCGGAGCTTTGGGAAAATTACGGCTTAACAGTAACAGATTGGCGCGATTACCTTAAAGTATGTCTGGATTTCTTTGTACGCGAAAACTCCTATATAACCATTGATCGTGAATGGATTCGTTGGATCGGCATGCACTTTTCTCCCAAAACCTTATTAGGGCCTGACGCGAGTGATGTCGATGAAAACAGAGCAAAGAGTTGGCCGCTAGTAAGAAAAGGCAGTAAACGTCAACAACGTATAATCAATTTGCTCACTATTGCCACAGGTATTGATATAACGAGTACGTCAGGAGAAGACACTATTAATGGCTGGTTGATTTCTGCTTGGAATGCGTTAACTGGTTCGAAAATCTTGCAAGATTCAGCAGCAGACAAACAATATAGTTTGAACTTGACTAATGTCAGCTTTTCATTGATGAATTCGGCTTACATATGCCCGGTTACGAACAAGCTGTTGGATACTACGTTCAAAGGAATCACTCCGTATATTCCGTTTAAAGGTCAGTTAGATGATAATCTATGTGAAGAAGTGAAACTTCCGGCTGTATGGGCTTTTGAAGGAAGTGATGACTTCTTGCTTTCACTGATTTTAACGCGCAAAGCTATTGCGAACTCATCGGAAGTGAAAGCACTAAGAGAGCAAAACTTGTGGACGGATATTAATGACAGAACAGTAGAGGGTGGTTTTTACTACTCTTCTGCAGAACACTCTGCGCAACAATCCGCTGAGCGACTTAAAATATATGAGGATGAGTTTAAAGTTGGTAGGAAAAATGTCCTCAATTGCTCTACAACAATGGAAATGGGCGTTGATATAGGGGGGATTACTGCGGTAGTGATGAATAATGTACCGCCACACCCTGCTAACTACCTTCAACGCGCAGGTCGGGCAGGCCGATCTAAAGAGTCTAGAGCGATAAGTTATACGCTATGCAAAAGCAATCCTCATGACTCGTTGGTTTTTAACAACCCGAAATGGCCATTCACCACCGTTATACCTGCTCCACACGTTGAATTTTCATCTGAGAAATTGGTGCAGAGACATGTAAATTCATTTTTGATGGGACGCTTTTTAATCGAAGAAATTGGTTTAACAAGTAAAGAAAAATTTAACTTAGATCTTGAGTGGTTTAACGCAAAGGTTAATGACGAAAAATCTATCGCAGAACGTTATATCAATTGGGTGAAAACGTGTGATAAGAAGTTTCAATCAGCCTTGTCTACTTTAGTTAAAGGTACCGCGTTGAGAAATGCTCCTTTGGCACAAATTTGTAAGTACTCAGCAAAGAAAATAGAGGAAATAACCACTCGGTGGGTAAATGAATATCAATACATAGAAAATGAATTGATCGGCGTTGATCCTGATGGCCCGTATGCTTTTAAGCTAAATAGTGAGAAGTCCCGTTTATGTCGAGAGTACTTACTGCGAGATTTAGCAACAAGGGCGTTCCTCCCGGGATATGGATTCCCTACGGATGTCGTAAACTTGGATACTGATAATATCGCCGATTTTAGAAGGCAGCTTCAATTTAGGAATCTAAGTAAACTCGATCGAGAAGATAATGTTTCTATAAATCGAGGATTGCCAAGTCGAAATTTAGCTGTTGCAATCCGCGAGTATGCTCCTGGTTCTGAAATAGTGCTTGATGGTCGAGTACATCGAGGGGCTGGTATTTCTCTGAATTGGCAAAAAATCCACGTTGATGGCGCGAAAGATTCTCAGAAGTTTGACCTAGCCTGGCGTTGTCCAAGTTGTGGGCAGACAGGTTACGAAACTGATTTAGAAGTACAATCTGATTCGAGTAATCTCGTGTGTACTAATATCGCTTGTGGGCAAGCAATTCCTGATAACACGGAATGCCGCAAAAAAGTAATTCAGCCTACAGGGTTTGTCACTGATTATTATCGAGAGCCGACGAATAATATTTCGAATAATGTTTATGTTCCCGTTCAACCTTCCTGGGTTATTGCATCAGGTACAGCGACACCATTACCAATGCCTGCACTTGGATATATGGTGTCGGATGCCAACGGCAAGGTCTTCCATCATAGTTCTGGATTGTCGGGTAAAGGATATGCGTTATGTATGGCTTGTGGTCGTGCAGAGTCAATGACAGCGAAAGGTGAGTTGCCAAACGCACTTAACTTTGAAAAGACACATAAACCACCGCGCCCTAGTAAGTTCGATAAAGATGAAGTAGGTCGACATGCGGACTGTGACGGGTCTGCCAAGATAATGTCTTCGATTCATTTGGGTATTAACTCTCGAACAGACGTATTTGAACTGGTGATTAAGAATCCCAAAACGGGTGAATACATACCTGATAATGAGCAGGGTCGAAAAATAGCGACCACTTTGGCTGTAGCGTTACGAAAGTGCTTAGTAGAGCAACTCGGTGTATCTACAAATGAGGTCCAATATAGCGTTAGGCCAACAGTTATTGGTGATAATCAACGCGCATTAGTACTACAACTGTTCGACAGCGTGGGCGGTGGTGCCGGATTTTCGACATCCGCGCCATTTCATATTTCCGAGATATTGAATGGATTAGTTGGAAAACTTGATTGTAGGAAGCAATGTGATGCGTTTTGTCCTGAATGCCTTTTAGAGTCGGATTCGAAGCACGATACCGATAAACTCGATCGCATGTTAGCGATAGAATGGTTAGGGGATAATTTTAAACATTACGTATCACTCTCGACTAAGCACCAAAACCTTATCAAGGATGGAAAATACTGCCCTCAAACTATCGAGGCGCAATTGACCGATTTACTCAATGAAAAGGTATCGGAATGTTTATTTGTTCTTTCTTCTGAAGTCGAGGGGTGGGATACATCTCTTGTCTTGATGAAATCGAAATTGCATGAACTATTAGCGAAGAATATCGCTGTTTCAATAGTCGTCCCTAAAGTTGAATTCACAGATGAAATTGTGAGTTTCTTAAGGGAAATACAAAAAATTGGAGTTCAGCTAAGATATGGGAAAGAGTGTGGGGCGATTGTTTTCCAAGGCTTGACAAGTAGTGGTTGGTCAACGTTAGCCAATCTTGACGTTAAAGCCACCACCCCAGGAGCGCATTGGCTTACAGCAGACGACATCTCCATTATTTCTTATAGTGAACCAGAAATCGCGACAATTCCTTTTGAGTTAGACTCCAAGGAACCAACTCACTTGTTAGGAGCAGTTCATGTTGATATTGCGACTGAATTAAATGGACAACTCTCAAACTTCGGTCGAGGTTTTGTGAAGTTATTAAAAAGTAAAGATGAGCGACTAACAAAGTTGCTTAAAGAAGGTGAGCTTAAGAGTGTTTCGTATTCGGACCGGTATCTCCAAAGCCCTGTTTCATTATTATTGTTAGCGGAAGTTCTCAAAGCACTAGTAGGAACATCAGATTGCCAAATAGAAGTAAATAGTTGCTTTGATGAACAAAATAGAAATCCTTATACGGTAAACCATGATTGGGATGATCGTGATGACTATAAAGCAATATTTGGTGCATGGTTGACCCATATGGCCGCTAAAACAGTAGATACAAATATAATTGATAATAAACGCGAAGTGCCGCACCGAAGAGCGATAAAGTTGCGTTTTTCTACTGGTGATATAGTTGAAGTCACTCTAGATCAAGGGTTTGGCTATTGGCGATTAGATCTCTCTGGTGGTATGCATCGGTTTGATTTTATGAGAGACACACACGACCAGATAAAAAGGTTAATTGAAGTATATAAATTAGCTAAGGTGTCTAACAGTGCTAACTGGTCCACTTGGATTGCTGTTAACGTGTTGTAGGTATTTCCAATCAGTATTGTCTATAGATATTACTGTTGGGTTGTTAAATCACACATTGAAGTTCAGTTCAATGTGTGAGCGCTTAGTTTTAACCAAGCTGGTACAACGACCGTCTTTGTGTAAGAAACTTTCTTACACAAAAACTCAGCATTAGCTCGGTTTATCACAAAAATATCAATTTATGGTTGTATTTGGTGATATCAACATATGGTTGTATCAACAGAAATATCGAACTAATGAGAGCCGCTGTTTAGCGGCTCTTTTTTATGTCAAAAATGGAAAGTGGCTAGTGAAAGTATGGCTCAACGCCAATGATGTACTAGCTAATCTACCTAGATTTTACCCATTTTCGGTAAATACTTGTACCCGCATTCCTATTGAGTTCGTCACTGTACACGTAACCGTATTTATCCATCAAATCAAAAGTGTGATAAGTCCATCCTGCTGCAAATGCTACGCCGATGAGGATGAAATATACGGATATCCTGTTAACTCTTGATATCATTTTGGATGAGTATATTTCATCAAACCTTTTCCCGTACCAAATGGTTTTAGGGAAAAGAACTACCGCACAGAGAACTGCACCGAGCCCACCAATCGGCACCAACAATACAACAGGTGAGAACGTCACCACATGCTTATGATTCAACAAATCTAAGTAATCTTGCAATGCGGTATAAGATATAAAGAACCAACCGCCGACCATAAGTAATAGTAAGCAAGCGCCTGCGATTCTCACTTTAGTTTGCTGTGGCATTTTCAGGCTCCGTTATTATTAGAGTCCGATTTTTCCATTGCTGCGTATATAAGAACTCGCTTAACCCAAAGGAAACAAGGGGCAATAAGCCCCTTGAGTGTAAATGTATTCTAAATATGTCAGTATTGCGGCAGCTTAACATAGATTAGATGTATCCCTGTCGGTGTGATTCGCGTGAGATCTCGACTATACACATATCCATATTTTTCTAGCAAGTCGAGGGAGTAGTATGTCCAGCCAGCAGCAAATGCCACTCCGATTAAGGCAAACCAAATACAAACTTTGTTTGCCAGTAAAAATTGACGCTGAGTATAGAGCTCGTTCATCTTCTTCCCTGAATAAAGCACCTTTGGCAGCATCATCAAGACACAAGCAATTGCGCCGAATCCCCCTAAAGGAACCCAAAGCGTAAGAATCGATACTTGCACTACGTCCGCACGATTGATTATATCCCTATAATCACTGTAAACACCGTAGGTACACACTGCCCAAACCCCAAACGCAACGCCAAACAGAAATAAGCAAGCTAATCGAACCTTAACTCCCTGTGACACTCTTTAATTCCTCCACAATTGAATCACGCACTCTGTATTCACCCCAAAGATATTCAATACCTAAGTAAGCGATCATTACAAATATCGCTCCCGCTAGAATTGGAGCGCTCGCATAAGCAGCGGAAAATAACATAGCTTCACCGGCACCATACTGAACCAATGCTTTAAACATGTCGCTACCAACATTCCCGAACCAATCCACAAGGTGATAGTCATTGTTAAATACCAGTTCGGTGGTAGCGATTCCTGACGATACAAAGAACGTGACAACGCCGGCACCTTTGAAGTTGCCCGAGCGAGATTGAGGACTAAAACCAGCTTGCATCGATTTAAAAGAGTTCAATGGATATTTTTTACCATTCATATTGATTCGAGTTTCGTTCACAAACGCATGCTTGAGCACTTTTCCGTTATTGTCGGTACCGTTAAACGCAATGAACGTCTTACCTTTACTTTCGATTAAATCGGCTTTGATACCCATGTCGCCAAACTGTTTAGCAATAGAATGGGCGTTAAACATTGGTTCTGTATGGTTGAACCAAGATTTTGCCGTATTGATGCTTGCGGCGATCGCCGCGACATCATGTCCAGATTCGAACCAAAGGTTATGCAGAACTTTATGCGCATCTTCTAAATCAGTAATGAGAACATGTTGATGATTCTTAGCCATTTCCTCTTGTAGTGAACACTGTGAAGTCATGGTATCCCGAAGAGAGTCATCCAGAACTTGTGAAGGGCTTCGCCGAGAAAGTACATCTGCTCGATGGGCAGCGTAGCGGTCTTCATTTGCCTGAACATAGCTCCAGCTCTCATCCGACTGGCGATAATTCTCTTGTACTTGTTGTAAATATTTTTCTTTCGGGGACAGCTTAGGCGCGGCCTTTTCAGGTAACGTATCTCCTTCTATCCAGCGCATATTGGTACGGCTCATATCCGTCATTTTTCAGTCTCTTACATCCATCATCAGTGCATCATAAAGGTAAATACTGCTAGGCAAAAATTTGCCCGATCGGTGTGACCTGTCTGAGTTAAATATGCAACCGATTGTAATTTGGCTAGTCTTGTTTCAACTAACGAGCCCGATGGAATATGAACAAATATCACAAAAAGTGTGGAAAACTCCGCCGTTGGTGTCGCAAATATGCTCAGAAAAAATTAACCAAGCTTTGGGTAAGCACATCCGTCCCCAGTTTCATCATCAAGCATTATCTATTTTATCGACAGTTTTTTAACGAAGTGAGCAGACAATATCAAATCGCTAACCCTCGACCGTCTCAACATAACCCGTCAATAAGCGTCAAGTATCCAATTAGTGGCGTAGATGGTGATAATGATCAGAAGGGTCAGAATGACTGGAATGGCGAGCATCTTGGCCAACTTTTTCTTGAAGCTCTGTGGTTCAAATACCACGCCTTCTGCTTCTTTTACCCGTCGATCTTCATCAAAATGCCATTTAATCGCAAAGTAAGCGCCAATCGCTGTCACAATGATCTTAAGTGCGCCTGCAAAGTAAGGAAAGAAGTTAAACCAACCATTGCTCATTATTTATCTCCATCAAATTCAATATCTACTTACGTTAGAAAAACCAAAGGCTTATGTTTATCTGGCTTAATACCCATTTAGGTATGATTTGTTTAATTTTGCTGTTTTTCCGCCATGCTAAAAGGTTTGCCGGCCTTGATGTAGATACAGAATGCAATTTTAAACATATAACAGTTGTTTGATTAAACTGTTTATCATTCTCTTGGCTGAGATAAATAAAATGCCGCGTGTCCGTTTATCAAGCGCCGACATTGGCACATCAGAGCTTTGATTACGATTAAGCGCACGACATTCATCCGTGTACAAGCGCAAAATAACAACGTGTAAAGTAAAGAGTGATTTGGCTGGTATTGGCTCGGTCACACACTGATTGGCGCACAAAACCCCCGAAATCAAGCGAAAAACCGGGGATGGAGATAGAAGCCTCGCAAGCTCAATGGAAGGGTTAAGATTTCAGTCCGGCTGCGGTCATCAGCAGGCGAAACCCAATGGATACTGCACCAAGGGCAGCGATACTGGCGGCCCAGATGGCCAGCATCCAGCCCCACTGTTGGAGATTCTTTTTCATCTTTTCCCCTGCTGTTATGTTAATGATAGGTTTCATCTTCGTTGACCTTGCCGGCGAAGACGTAATAGCTCCAGAAGGTGTAGGCGAGGATAACCGGAATGATCATAGCGGCACCAACCAGCATAAAGCTTTGGCTCTTGTGGGGAGCCGCAGCCTGCCAGATGGTGATGTTGGGCGGAATGATATTCGGCCAGATACTGATCCCCAGTCCTGCAAAGCCAAGCAACACGATGAGCAGCGCCATGATAAACGGGCTGCGTTCACGGCGGTTACGCACGGATTTAGCCAGTTTGAGGCACACCAGGGCGGTAATTAGCGGTACCGGTAGCAGGTAATAGAGGTTCGGCAGTGAGAACCAGCGCTCGGCAATCGAAGGATAAGCCAGTGGCGTCCAAATACTTACCATTACCAGAGCTGCGATCATTGTAAACAGTGTTTTGTAGCTCAGCCTATACAGGATGTGCTGTAACTCTCCTTCGGTTTTCATGATCAGCCAGGTGGCGCCGAGCAGGGCATAGGTCGCGAGCAAGCCCAGACCGCAGAGCAGCGGGAAAGGCGTCAGCCAGTCGAGCTGACCACCAATGAACACCCGGTTTTGGACATCAAAGCCCTGAATCACCGCACCGACGACTATACCCTGGCAGAAGGTGGCTAAAACAGAGCCGGCCATAAACGAGCGATCCCAGAATTGCAGATGGTTGGGCAGGGCCTTAAAGCGGAACTCAAACGCCACACCACGGAAGATCAACGCGATCAGCATCAGGGTTAATGGGACGGTCAGGGCTTCGCTGATCACCGCATAAGCGAGCGGGAATGCGCCATACAACGCCGCGCCGCCCAGCACCAGCCAAGTTTCATTGCCGTCCCAGACAGGGGCAACGCTGTTGACCATCATGTCTTTATGTTTGTGATGCCTGATGAAGGGCATCAGAATGCCGATGCCGAGATCAAAGCCGTCCATCACAATATACATCAGGGTGGCGAAGACAATGATCGCGAACCAAATCACGGATAAGTCAAATTGCATAGTGTTTACCTCAAGCGTTCTCTGCGGGCGTTAAATACGACCTGAAATGGTGCTGATCTCATGCATGTCGTCAGGCTCAGGCAGATCGGGGCCTTGCTTGATCTGATGGATCATGTAGTAGTAACCAAAGCCGAACACGGTGCTGTAGATCACCAGAAAAGCTATCAGGCTGATGCTCATCTGCAATTCACCGTGTGCCGAGACGGCATCGGTGGTTTTTTGCAGCCCGTACACCACCCAGGGCTGGCGGCCGATTTCGGTGGTGAACCAGCCGGCGAGAATCGCGATAAGACCAGCCGGTCCCATCACAACAGAAAATTTCAGGAACCAGCGGGTGGAGTAGAGCGCGTTTTTGCGTCGTAACCACAGGCTGTAAACGCCTTGCAGGATCATTAGCATCCCGAGCGCGACCATGAGGCGAAACGACCAGAAAATGACCGGTGAATACGGGCGTTCATCAATAGGAAAGTCTTGCAGCGCCGGGATCGGCTCGCTCAGGCTGTGACGCAGGATCAGGCTACCGAGTAGCGGGATCTCTAACGCGTAGTCGGTCCGTTCCTGCTCCATGTTCGGCAGACCAAACAGGA
This Vibrio ostreae DNA region includes the following protein-coding sequences:
- a CDS encoding STY4851/ECs_5259 family protein, with the protein product MGGAGCREQQIIIGRYATEAQLVNETVSFDVKLGKDLIIQPEVINLADPAEKPHALQQRYSNGAATGVFELNKRLYQPTLIVPSSKTELAFRAKFIPGSEAIDCISDIHTLNKAVALFHPITNPNAIADVFPMLANDFNHSSWRFINDLFANYSHLPMATFEVWKAIVKHTACLSALAFKADNPVQLMERLKVEFNVIWELIPLHIWQSNIDKYRQMLLSIGLPDKVVDNKVNSRLETLSEFTPLFEEQCRALFSDQFIQPEPNLSAVFQYCLPEWSQDLVRVHLSDREWPTAFSFELETWCKKHCESLIHFEVIRGFHKSVLYFPIFAAAVACGKVQLEELSSTLYPIHYFHLRQIVEFDRHWFNPVFQSALYVFAQEEA
- a CDS encoding DEAD/DEAH box helicase, which produces MKQYFSTLKQQANSRAKESTLSILGINNPALRNHLSELMETDEKFVHGPVFEQMFAWEADEITIEDLSTPKHNNLLSPELLDALDVAPHKEGCKKDSSCKCKYVLNREIRPYKHQLEAWRGLLDLQPQSQIITSGTGSGKTECFMVPVLEDLYRETQQINNSLTGVRALFLYPLNALINSQKERLNAWTRHFNGDIRFCLYNGNTPNDLKAQDRQRQRKQPQEVLSRKLMRDDPAPILVTNGTMLEYMLVRQADAPIIQKSQGKLRWIVLDEAHTYVGSQAAELALQLRRVMQAFDVKPEDIRFIATSATIAGAEAETQLKQYLARLANVDVQQVVVIGGKRVVPNLPKVTPANLTLSEIEAIDPEGEQPKEKKRSQNSEVSERRYSALASSALAVKIRELLSGYNIGPVHYAELIDKLKPYELDEAELTRWLDICTGTKSSHNSEAFLKLRAHYFQRTLHGLWCCIDPNCPNKKQSKLNGAWPFGYVYSEHRQKCHCGAVVLELAFCNDCNEPHLLAADHNGHLQQWTGKINDEFSLLDEAEKEMDEERSDQFSKNATASDTQVVIGSKQSDDYLLTGFDIVGHERFPDKSPIRLTKSMSESQQCCECGYSGRGQYNKALRRGLLGAPFYTANVVPTVLEYCPDIEVDKESRIGPNSVPGRGRRLITFTDSRQGTAKMSIRMQQEAERSRLRGLVFKELRRHVEDKVVIDGALLNQVKDYLSMPIEKLRVMLPSIEQSMPEDAKALKEYINIASSSVAIPVPQTVPWSDLVDVIKQDNDLKESMLKENKRLSPEIFDDSTGPIRLTQMLLTREFARRPKNRNSLETQGLVKIVYPGLDKIDVVPELWENYGLTVTDWRDYLKVCLDFFVRENSYITIDREWIRWIGMHFSPKTLLGPDASDVDENRAKSWPLVRKGSKRQQRIINLLTIATGIDITSTSGEDTINGWLISAWNALTGSKILQDSAADKQYSLNLTNVSFSLMNSAYICPVTNKLLDTTFKGITPYIPFKGQLDDNLCEEVKLPAVWAFEGSDDFLLSLILTRKAIANSSEVKALREQNLWTDINDRTVEGGFYYSSAEHSAQQSAERLKIYEDEFKVGRKNVLNCSTTMEMGVDIGGITAVVMNNVPPHPANYLQRAGRAGRSKESRAISYTLCKSNPHDSLVFNNPKWPFTTVIPAPHVEFSSEKLVQRHVNSFLMGRFLIEEIGLTSKEKFNLDLEWFNAKVNDEKSIAERYINWVKTCDKKFQSALSTLVKGTALRNAPLAQICKYSAKKIEEITTRWVNEYQYIENELIGVDPDGPYAFKLNSEKSRLCREYLLRDLATRAFLPGYGFPTDVVNLDTDNIADFRRQLQFRNLSKLDREDNVSINRGLPSRNLAVAIREYAPGSEIVLDGRVHRGAGISLNWQKIHVDGAKDSQKFDLAWRCPSCGQTGYETDLEVQSDSSNLVCTNIACGQAIPDNTECRKKVIQPTGFVTDYYREPTNNISNNVYVPVQPSWVIASGTATPLPMPALGYMVSDANGKVFHHSSGLSGKGYALCMACGRAESMTAKGELPNALNFEKTHKPPRPSKFDKDEVGRHADCDGSAKIMSSIHLGINSRTDVFELVIKNPKTGEYIPDNEQGRKIATTLAVALRKCLVEQLGVSTNEVQYSVRPTVIGDNQRALVLQLFDSVGGGAGFSTSAPFHISEILNGLVGKLDCRKQCDAFCPECLLESDSKHDTDKLDRMLAIEWLGDNFKHYVSLSTKHQNLIKDGKYCPQTIEAQLTDLLNEKVSECLFVLSSEVEGWDTSLVLMKSKLHELLAKNIAVSIVVPKVEFTDEIVSFLREIQKIGVQLRYGKECGAIVFQGLTSSGWSTLANLDVKATTPGAHWLTADDISIISYSEPEIATIPFELDSKEPTHLLGAVHVDIATELNGQLSNFGRGFVKLLKSKDERLTKLLKEGELKSVSYSDRYLQSPVSLLLLAEVLKALVGTSDCQIEVNSCFDEQNRNPYTVNHDWDDRDDYKAIFGAWLTHMAAKTVDTNIIDNKREVPHRRAIKLRFSTGDIVEVTLDQGFGYWRLDLSGGMHRFDFMRDTHDQIKRLIEVYKLAKVSNSANWSTWIAVNVL
- a CDS encoding DUF2474 domain-containing protein, whose product is MKKNLQQWGWMLAIWAASIAALGAVSIGFRLLMTAAGLKS
- the cydB gene encoding cytochrome d ubiquinol oxidase subunit II; this encodes MQFDLSVIWFAIIVFATLMYIVMDGFDLGIGILMPFIRHHKHKDMMVNSVAPVWDGNETWLVLGGAALYGAFPLAYAVISEALTVPLTLMLIALIFRGVAFEFRFKALPNHLQFWDRSFMAGSVLATFCQGIVVGAVIQGFDVQNRVFIGGQLDWLTPFPLLCGLGLLATYALLGATWLIMKTEGELQHILYRLSYKTLFTMIAALVMVSIWTPLAYPSIAERWFSLPNLYYLLPVPLITALVCLKLAKSVRNRRERSPFIMALLIVLLGFAGLGISIWPNIIPPNITIWQAAAPHKSQSFMLVGAAMIIPVILAYTFWSYYVFAGKVNEDETYH